GACATTTCATTTAAACATATCTGCAACCTTGTCTCCCTTCTCTTGTTCTCATCCTAAGACCAAAATCAAGGATGAGAGCAAATAGTTAAGTAGGGAATCATTTGCAAGCAGCATCTAATTTGAATGTTCATACAACAGCTAACAACCAGACATAGCATTGGACAATATGCTTGTTTTTCATAGATTTAATTTCGAAACAGGGAGTTAATGCCACAAGAATAGGATAGCATAGGAGTATGCAACTTTTATGTATTCTAGTTCTTAAAAATCAAGAGGCAAAATCCTTTTCAAGATTGCTCAAAGAACCCCGTCACTCATAGCTATAGAGAGATGATAAACAGGTTTGTTATGCCCACACTAAAACAGATTATATAGTTTTTCGAAAGGATCCCCAAAACAGAATTTCTCTTTTCCAGAGACTAAGCACAAATTAACACAAACGAGGAAATAGATGAAGAGGATATCTCAAGTGAGATGCCAATGGttcaaattattattgaaaCACTAACTGCATAATTTATACATGACTTTCAACTAGAACTAGAATAGAAAACCAGTTAAGGTTTCAGTTACAATGCAAGCAAAGGAGATAAGCTCACAACTAAATTAACAATCATTTTTGCCAATGTATacaatgaaaattataaagtCTCACACTCAAGTAGTCTACATTCATCAACCTTTTCCCAAttattatttcttctttctaaTTAGTAGTCTGTCCACTTTCGACCCCTAGGCCATACAGTACACCTGCATATTTCTCAGTGGAGCCATTGAAAAAGTTATCTCTCAACTTCCTAAACGTGCACGATGTGAGCAAACTATCCGAGCCAGCTTGATGACACACACCAACTCTTTCCACTTCCAACAACTCAGCAAGCTTGTTCAAACCACCATGCAGGCTATTGCAAAACTTCATCATATGCTTGATATCGTACAACATGGGAAAATACATATTGATCAAATCAAAGAATCCCGCTTGATTATCGGGCAAACTCCTGCAAGTCAATAGCTTTAGCAAATACCCAAAGTCATATCCACTATGAAAAGTTACCCAATGCACACCATCATTCAGCACAATCCCGGAAGACATCAGAAGCTCGCCGAACCGCTTCACGTCGATACCCTTCTCATTGTTCTTCTTAAAATCAATCCCGCACTGGCGCAACAACTCAATGGAATCACTAGCAAAGATATCTTCGCTTATATTGAACTCGCAGAAATTGAATTGCCAAATGCAAGAGCTGTCAGTTCCACAAGTGGGAAGGTTGCCATTCTCATCCGAGAAAGTGAGCCCTAATTGGATCAACTTCAACATATCCACGTTATCTTTCAAAGTTTGGTAGTTATAATCACTGATATTCTTGAAAGAACCAACAGGACGTAGAACTACACCCGGGAACTCAGTATCCATAGCTACATAATTATAGGTATCAACAATTTCACGGATCAAAGCAAACTCTTCTTCTAGATTATCGTTCCAAACTTCTCGAATATGAACTGAATCACCTTTGGGCAAAACCGACATTTCCAGTAGACCAAATAAAAGACAAGCACATCCAAATTCCAAACCTTAAAAATTGAAGCTCCGAGTTGAGTTCCGAAAACGGTCGCGTTTAGATGCTGGAAGCAGATCTGAATACaaggaaaaaagaaacagatttAGAACTTTAACCTACGGGTGTTGGTAACAAACCCTAGAACCCAAAAAGAAAGCGAGGAAGGAAACGAGATCTAACCTTGAAATTATGAAATCGGGCCTTGTAAGTAACAGATCTAGAGGTTGTGAACACGGTGAGTCGAGAAATTTCGGTCAACGAGTAAAGGGAAAAGAGGAAAACGCGGACGAGGCTTAGAGCCCTTTTACGACTGGGGTGTCATCTTAAAGGCaaggaaggaaggaaggaaGGACAGGGATGTACAAAGGGAAAGGGATGGACAATGTCAAAAACGACGGCGTTGTAACTTGAAACTCATTGATACGACATCGTTCTGAGGTTGCCTTTTCCAGTCTTAAAAGACCTGCTAAAATAGGAAATATTTTATTCCCGCATGATGGATGATGAGAGAGAACATTGTATTTGTAGTGATATTTAGATATTGGAGTTAGGACTGTACTAGAAAATAGCATATATCCTACCACGTCAGTgtccaaacaataacaaacctgatgttttattattattattattattttgtagcAGATTGCTTCTATAATGAATTGACTCCctaaatattcctttttatttacaGTTTGTCTCTGTCAGTACtgttaaaaagaatatttttgtaagcaaataaatttacattttttttatcttaaaaccaATCAATATTGGTATCGTGAATAACGTGTGGTTTTAGAGATTGACAAGCCAAAAATGTGTTCCAAGTCCCTTTACAAGAGCTCACAATGTTAGTAAGCTGAGTGGACTGGACCAGATGTTTAGGTGATTGGTTAATGGTGGAATTAAGGTGACCTGTATGGGGctcaattattttatca
This sequence is a window from Gossypium raimondii isolate GPD5lz chromosome 5, ASM2569854v1, whole genome shotgun sequence. Protein-coding genes within it:
- the LOC105768961 gene encoding probable CCR4-associated factor 1 homolog 7, which translates into the protein MSVLPKGDSVHIREVWNDNLEEEFALIREIVDTYNYVAMDTEFPGVVLRPVGSFKNISDYNYQTLKDNVDMLKLIQLGLTFSDENGNLPTCGTDSSCIWQFNFCEFNISEDIFASDSIELLRQCGIDFKKNNEKGIDVKRFGELLMSSGIVLNDGVHWVTFHSGYDFGYLLKLLTCRSLPDNQAGFFDLINMYFPMLYDIKHMMKFCNSLHGGLNKLAELLEVERVGVCHQAGSDSLLTSCTFRKLRDNFFNGSTEKYAGVLYGLGVESGQTTN